Proteins found in one Pieris napi chromosome 11, ilPieNapi1.2, whole genome shotgun sequence genomic segment:
- the LOC125054130 gene encoding polymerase delta-interacting protein 2 isoform X1 codes for MEILLRFVPTTPLRLTASRLILTHVANYTRLAEVGKLEAPKTSGKYETGQLILHKVFGYRGVILFPWLARVYDRDAINKKETADSSGATDTSGDNLSNVGKEVKGRTHTFYQVLIDTRDAPYITVQTTFDMRPEWKKKRAQTEAVTFLGNQESSRSLYAIPGLDYVAHDDIIPYASVERVPLQHELFDKFLMHNPDKDPPFIAQETLRAWQKKNHPWLELSDVHRETTEGVRVTVIPFYMGSRESQNSAVYWWRYCIRLENLGSQAVQLRERHWRIFSLSGTLETVRGRGVVGQEPLLARHAPAFQYSSHVSLQAPSGHMWGTFRMEREDGYTFDCRIPPFSLESKPDEGGPVAPSTPT; via the exons ATGGAGATATTGCTAAGATTTGTACCAACAACTCCGTTAAGGTTAACGGCTTCGAGATTGATATTAACCCACGTAGCAAACTATACCAG ATTAGCTGAAGTAGGAAAATTAGAAGCTCCTAAAACAAGCGGAAAATATGAAACTGGTCAGCTTATTCTGCATAAAGTATTTGGATATAGGGgagttattttatttccatgGCTAGCAAGAGTATACGATAGagatgcaataaataaaaaggaaactGCAGATTCTTCTGGTGCTACTGACACTTCTGGAgataatttatcaaatgttGGAAAGGAAGTGAAAGGACGAACTCATACTTTTTACCAGGTTCTAATTGATACAAGAGATGCTCCATACATA actGTGCAAACTACATTCGACATGCGACCTGAATGGAAGAAGAAG AGAGCTCAAACTGAAGCAGTTACATTTCTTGGTAACCAAGAGTCCAGTCGCAGCTTGTATGCAATACCTGGTTTAGATTATGTGGCACACGATGACATAATACCATATGCATCAGTTGAACGGGTGCCCTTGCAACATGAGCTATTTGACAAGTTTCTGATGCACAACCCTGATAAAG aTCCTCCCTTCATTGCTCAAGAGACACTGCGAGCTTGGCAAAAGAAAAACCATCCATGGTTAGAGTTAAGTGATGTCCATCGTGAAACAACTGAGGGTGTGCGAGTAACAGTTATACCATTCTATATGGGTAGCCGAGAATCACAAAACTCTGCAGTGTACTGG TGGCGTTATTGCATCCGGCTCGAGAATCTTGGATCTCAAGCAGTACAGTTGCGAGAGCGTCATTGGCGTATATTTTCACTCAGTGGCACACTTGAAACAGTTCGTGGACGTGGCGTGGTGGGCCAAGAGCCTCTGTTGGCTCGCCACGCACCGGCCTTCCAGTACAGCAGTCATGTTAGCCTTCAAGCACCTAGCGGCCATATGtg GGGTACATTTAGAATGGAGCGCGAGGATGGTTATACGTTTGACTGCCGCATCCCGCCCTTTTCGCTCGAGAGTAAACCAGACGAAGGTGGTCCCGTGGCGCCCTCTACACCAACCTGA
- the LOC125054130 gene encoding polymerase delta-interacting protein 2 isoform X2, whose amino-acid sequence MEILLRFVPTTPLRLTASRLILTHVANYTRLAEVGKLEAPKTSGKYETGQLILHKVFGYRGVILFPWLARVYDRDAINKKETADSSGATDTSGDNLSNVGKEVKGRTHTFYQVLIDTRDAPYIRAQTEAVTFLGNQESSRSLYAIPGLDYVAHDDIIPYASVERVPLQHELFDKFLMHNPDKDPPFIAQETLRAWQKKNHPWLELSDVHRETTEGVRVTVIPFYMGSRESQNSAVYWWRYCIRLENLGSQAVQLRERHWRIFSLSGTLETVRGRGVVGQEPLLARHAPAFQYSSHVSLQAPSGHMWGTFRMEREDGYTFDCRIPPFSLESKPDEGGPVAPSTPT is encoded by the exons ATGGAGATATTGCTAAGATTTGTACCAACAACTCCGTTAAGGTTAACGGCTTCGAGATTGATATTAACCCACGTAGCAAACTATACCAG ATTAGCTGAAGTAGGAAAATTAGAAGCTCCTAAAACAAGCGGAAAATATGAAACTGGTCAGCTTATTCTGCATAAAGTATTTGGATATAGGGgagttattttatttccatgGCTAGCAAGAGTATACGATAGagatgcaataaataaaaaggaaactGCAGATTCTTCTGGTGCTACTGACACTTCTGGAgataatttatcaaatgttGGAAAGGAAGTGAAAGGACGAACTCATACTTTTTACCAGGTTCTAATTGATACAAGAGATGCTCCATACATA AGAGCTCAAACTGAAGCAGTTACATTTCTTGGTAACCAAGAGTCCAGTCGCAGCTTGTATGCAATACCTGGTTTAGATTATGTGGCACACGATGACATAATACCATATGCATCAGTTGAACGGGTGCCCTTGCAACATGAGCTATTTGACAAGTTTCTGATGCACAACCCTGATAAAG aTCCTCCCTTCATTGCTCAAGAGACACTGCGAGCTTGGCAAAAGAAAAACCATCCATGGTTAGAGTTAAGTGATGTCCATCGTGAAACAACTGAGGGTGTGCGAGTAACAGTTATACCATTCTATATGGGTAGCCGAGAATCACAAAACTCTGCAGTGTACTGG TGGCGTTATTGCATCCGGCTCGAGAATCTTGGATCTCAAGCAGTACAGTTGCGAGAGCGTCATTGGCGTATATTTTCACTCAGTGGCACACTTGAAACAGTTCGTGGACGTGGCGTGGTGGGCCAAGAGCCTCTGTTGGCTCGCCACGCACCGGCCTTCCAGTACAGCAGTCATGTTAGCCTTCAAGCACCTAGCGGCCATATGtg GGGTACATTTAGAATGGAGCGCGAGGATGGTTATACGTTTGACTGCCGCATCCCGCCCTTTTCGCTCGAGAGTAAACCAGACGAAGGTGGTCCCGTGGCGCCCTCTACACCAACCTGA